A genomic window from Planococcus rifietoensis includes:
- a CDS encoding phytoene desaturase family protein — protein MNRPHIAIVGGGLGGLSAAITLANAGLRVSLFEKNSHFGGKLMPVALGSYHFDFGPNTITMPHIFRKVVQQTGRDPDEYFQLEKLAVHTRNHFSDGSHIDFTADRAQMIRQLETLDPFAAGKYEAFLAEVARLYRSSEQYFFPLSFQSIRDYLSPSLGVAMLKVRPLESMDHFFSRYFKHEGLRQAVGRYATYIGSSPYKAPATFAMIAHLELAQGVFYAKGGNVSIAQGFAAVAAECGVEMHSETAVVRILTEQGEACGVELADGERIAADAVILNGDLLSAFPELVDEAERPSFRDAKRDRFEPSISAFVITAGLDVRLPELKHHNVFFSADYPREFQELFAEKQYSDEPTIYISNSSHSDPSVSPHGDNLFILINAPALTAQGDLQIDPQQYKERIYDLLEHYGIKIRNHLQEERIFTPEFIRDTFGSHRGALYGPSSNHPKDAFLRPSNASRDIKGLFFVGGSVHPGGGSPMVTLSGLNVARRLIKSYSS, from the coding sequence GCTATCATTTCGATTTCGGCCCGAACACGATCACCATGCCGCATATTTTTCGCAAGGTCGTCCAACAGACCGGTCGCGACCCTGATGAGTATTTCCAACTTGAAAAACTCGCTGTCCATACGCGCAACCATTTCTCAGACGGCAGCCACATCGACTTTACGGCAGACCGCGCGCAGATGATCCGACAGCTTGAAACGCTGGACCCTTTTGCCGCCGGTAAATACGAAGCGTTTTTGGCTGAAGTCGCACGCCTGTATCGTTCATCCGAACAGTATTTCTTTCCGCTGAGCTTCCAGTCGATTCGGGATTATTTGTCCCCATCACTCGGGGTGGCCATGCTGAAGGTGCGCCCGCTTGAATCGATGGACCATTTTTTCAGCCGCTATTTCAAGCACGAAGGCTTGCGCCAGGCAGTCGGGCGCTACGCTACTTATATCGGGTCATCGCCTTATAAAGCCCCTGCCACGTTTGCGATGATCGCCCACCTTGAACTTGCGCAAGGCGTCTTTTACGCAAAAGGCGGAAACGTGTCGATTGCACAGGGCTTTGCAGCGGTCGCAGCGGAATGCGGCGTGGAAATGCATTCCGAAACAGCAGTCGTCCGAATTTTGACTGAACAAGGCGAAGCATGCGGCGTGGAACTCGCTGATGGAGAACGGATTGCCGCCGATGCTGTCATCTTAAACGGAGATTTATTGTCGGCATTTCCTGAGTTGGTGGATGAAGCAGAGCGCCCGTCTTTCCGGGATGCAAAGCGCGACCGGTTCGAGCCATCGATTTCTGCTTTTGTCATCACTGCCGGACTGGACGTACGCCTGCCCGAACTGAAGCATCATAATGTCTTCTTTTCGGCTGATTACCCGCGCGAGTTTCAGGAATTGTTTGCCGAAAAACAATACAGCGACGAGCCGACCATCTACATCAGCAACTCATCCCATTCGGACCCATCCGTTTCGCCGCACGGGGACAATTTGTTCATTCTCATCAATGCACCCGCCCTTACAGCGCAAGGTGATTTGCAGATTGACCCGCAGCAATACAAAGAACGAATTTACGATTTATTGGAACATTATGGAATAAAAATACGCAACCACCTGCAGGAAGAACGGATCTTCACTCCTGAATTCATCCGCGATACGTTCGGTTCTCACCGCGGGGCTTTGTACGGGCCGTCATCCAATCACCCTAAAGACGCCTTTTTGCGCCCATCGAATGCAAGCCGCGACATCAAAGGGCTGTTCTTTGTCGGCGGAAGTGTTCACCCTGGCGGCGGCTCCCCAATGGTTACATTGAGCGGCTTGAATGTGGCGCGGCGCTTGATCAAAAGTTATTCATCTTAA
- a CDS encoding phytoene/squalene synthase family protein, with translation MMELKQAYSYCERIIADNSKSFYKAFSLLPKEKRKAVWAVYAFCRKVDDIVDEGSHPEPELKAFRKDFDEFLAGSIQWDDPMWLALEDVFESYDMDASAFYGLIKGQEMDLTINRYRTLDELLDYSYHVASTVGLMLLPILAPGRTALLKDGAISLGYAMQITNILRDIGEDLSMDRIYLPQDIMRKYGLAEEALGSGTVSESFIQVWEELASIAEFHYDRAFETINDYPLSSRVPVKGAALVYREILSTIRSKEYTVFHEKHYVTDDSKQSILQCL, from the coding sequence ATGATGGAATTGAAGCAAGCCTATAGCTATTGCGAACGCATTATTGCCGATAATTCAAAGAGCTTTTATAAAGCATTTTCCCTCTTGCCGAAAGAAAAACGCAAAGCCGTATGGGCGGTGTACGCCTTCTGCCGGAAAGTGGACGATATCGTCGATGAGGGCAGCCATCCTGAACCTGAGCTGAAAGCGTTCCGAAAGGACTTTGACGAATTTCTAGCAGGTTCAATTCAGTGGGACGATCCGATGTGGCTGGCGCTTGAAGACGTTTTTGAAAGCTACGATATGGATGCCAGCGCGTTTTACGGATTGATTAAAGGCCAGGAAATGGATTTGACGATCAACCGCTACCGTACGCTCGATGAACTCTTGGATTATAGCTACCATGTCGCGAGTACGGTCGGCCTGATGCTGTTGCCGATACTCGCGCCTGGGCGCACAGCTTTGTTGAAAGACGGCGCGATTTCGCTCGGCTACGCCATGCAAATCACCAATATTCTTCGTGATATCGGAGAAGACTTGTCGATGGACCGCATCTATTTGCCGCAGGACATCATGCGCAAATACGGCCTTGCCGAGGAAGCGCTAGGAAGCGGCACGGTGTCGGAATCGTTCATCCAAGTGTGGGAAGAACTCGCCAGTATAGCGGAGTTCCATTATGACCGCGCATTTGAAACGATCAATGATTATCCGTTGTCCTCCCGCGTGCCGGTCAAAGGCGCCGCGCTTGTCTACCGGGAAATCCTGTCGACGATCCGCTCGAAAGAATATACGGTATTTCATGAAAAGCATTACGTCACGGACGATTCCAAGCAGTCCATTTTGCAATGCTTATAA